The following proteins come from a genomic window of Candidatus Fusobacterium pullicola:
- the rpmB gene encoding 50S ribosomal protein L28, translating to MQRCEITGVGLISGNQISHSHRLTRRVWKPNLQVTSINVNGTPVKVKVCSRTLKTLKGLNDVEVMKFLKANAATLSTRLQKAMAK from the coding sequence ATGCAAAGATGTGAAATTACAGGAGTAGGACTAATCAGCGGAAACCAAATTTCTCACTCACACAGATTAACTAGAAGAGTTTGGAAACCAAATTTACAAGTTACTTCTATCAATGTAAACGGAACTCCAGTTAAAGTAAAAGTTTGTTCAAGAACTTTAAAAACTTTAAAAGGACTTAACGATGTAGAAGTTATGAAGTTCTTAAAAGCTAACGCAGCTACTTTAAGTACTAGACTTCAAAAAGCTATGGCAAAATAG
- a CDS encoding cell division protein FtsQ/DivIB — MKFTIRLVFIFLFSWMLYLIPCKFLTLDFFKIKEIKVESNSKILSSELTEMTKIIYNSNIWTIDLESLEKYLKKDVRIEDVKIKVLSLGKIEIDVKVKEVAYYLQTKDRVFLIDSNGDIFGYLKEQQEKDTYFLVVKDFDDIEKLLELSKRLDETLLKVLISQIYIRDYSCIEIVLLDGTIIKTNLEVEDEKYKVLETLYNELAKIKKIEYIDIRFNDFIVKNLEEKKSDDK; from the coding sequence TTGAAATTTACAATAAGACTAGTATTTATATTTTTATTTAGTTGGATGTTATATTTAATTCCTTGTAAATTTTTAACTTTAGATTTTTTTAAAATAAAAGAAATTAAAGTAGAAAGTAATTCAAAAATATTGTCAAGTGAATTGACAGAAATGACAAAAATAATTTATAATAGTAACATATGGACTATTGATTTAGAAAGTTTAGAAAAATATTTGAAAAAAGATGTTAGAATAGAAGATGTAAAAATAAAAGTTTTAAGTTTAGGAAAAATAGAGATAGATGTAAAGGTTAAAGAGGTAGCTTATTATCTTCAAACCAAAGATAGAGTTTTTTTGATTGATAGTAATGGGGATATATTTGGTTATTTGAAGGAGCAACAGGAAAAAGATACCTATTTCTTAGTAGTAAAAGATTTTGATGATATTGAAAAGCTTTTGGAATTGAGCAAAAGATTAGATGAAACGTTATTAAAAGTGCTGATATCTCAAATCTATATAAGGGATTATAGTTGTATAGAGATAGTACTATTAGATGGTACTATTATAAAAACAAATTTAGAAGTAGAGGATGAGAAGTATAAAGTTTTAGAAACATTATATAATGAGCTTGCTAAAATAAAAAAAATTGAGTATATAGATATAAGATTTAATGACTTTATAGTTAAAAATTTGGAGGAGAAGAAAAGTGATGATAAATAG
- the ftsA gene encoding cell division protein FtsA has translation MMINRDKIVKTVIDIGNGKIKAITGELSSNGEVLRVLKYIEGPSYGMIKNEIRDGEALSKSINNVVEKLRMATDQEIEAVTIGISGDGIKSRTTNIEYNFSETEVTEEQMKALLVEAEKKVLSQDEQIIKTEIYNIKVDNSGIIKNPMGILGSKLQGDVHLIYTDKKRVAKLVEIINRIGIDVENIVLNAYASAKSTLGEEDKRMGVALADIGEGSTDIILYKNDKLIYTKTIPLGGMHFKSDLVYILKLTDDEDAIEILNKYRDRDISPDGYIYYGDGKHIAALELEDFINARVEEIIDYIDTTIEKSGFNGYLGKGLVLTGGVISDKIINTEKLLEKINKKTGYVARRVLPSEFSGLEEVTTNMATVIGLFYEVMEEEDRKMRTGSYTHQEIQVKNEKIVPPINVEEDLTKMLEEEIVEEEKVEKTNGVVKAIKNWFSNFI, from the coding sequence GTGATGATAAATAGAGATAAAATTGTAAAAACTGTAATAGATATAGGTAATGGAAAAATAAAAGCCATCACTGGAGAACTTTCTTCAAATGGAGAAGTATTAAGGGTCTTAAAATATATAGAGGGTCCAAGTTATGGAATGATAAAAAATGAGATTAGAGATGGAGAAGCATTATCTAAATCAATAAATAATGTTGTTGAAAAACTAAGAATGGCTACAGATCAAGAGATAGAAGCAGTAACTATAGGAATAAGTGGAGATGGAATCAAATCTAGAACAACAAATATAGAGTATAATTTTTCTGAAACAGAAGTAACAGAAGAGCAAATGAAAGCTTTATTAGTAGAAGCAGAAAAAAAGGTTCTTTCTCAAGACGAGCAAATAATTAAGACAGAAATATACAATATAAAGGTAGATAATTCAGGAATTATAAAAAATCCAATGGGAATATTAGGAAGTAAGCTACAAGGTGATGTTCACCTAATTTATACAGATAAGAAGAGAGTAGCTAAATTAGTAGAGATTATAAATAGAATTGGTATAGATGTAGAGAATATAGTTTTAAATGCCTATGCTTCAGCAAAGTCTACATTAGGTGAAGAGGATAAAAGAATGGGAGTAGCCCTTGCTGATATTGGAGAGGGAAGTACAGACATCATTCTTTATAAAAATGATAAATTAATTTATACAAAAACTATTCCGTTAGGTGGAATGCATTTTAAAAGTGATTTAGTATATATTTTAAAGCTTACAGATGATGAAGATGCAATTGAAATTTTAAATAAGTATAGAGATAGAGATATATCACCAGATGGATATATATATTATGGAGATGGAAAGCATATAGCGGCTCTTGAATTGGAAGATTTTATAAATGCAAGGGTTGAGGAGATAATTGATTATATAGATACTACTATAGAGAAATCTGGATTTAATGGATATTTAGGAAAAGGTTTGGTTTTAACAGGGGGAGTAATCTCTGATAAAATAATAAATACAGAAAAGTTACTAGAAAAGATAAATAAAAAAACTGGATATGTTGCAAGAAGGGTACTACCGAGTGAGTTCAGTGGATTGGAAGAAGTTACTACAAATATGGCAACAGTAATTGGACTTTTTTATGAAGTGATGGAAGAAGAGGATAGAAAGATGAGAACAGGTAGCTATACTCATCAAGAAATACAAGTAAAAAATGAAAAAATTGTTCCACCAATAAATGTAGAAGAAGATTTAACTAAAATGTTAGAAGAAGAAATAGTAGAAGAAGAGAAAGTAGAAAAAACAAATGGAGTGGTGAAAGCTATAAAAAATTGGTTTTCTAACTTTATTTAA
- the ftsZ gene encoding cell division protein FtsZ has protein sequence MLLDQDLVKIKVLGAGGAGGNAINDMIASGVGGVEYIAANTDAQDLGKSLADVRIQLGEKLTRGLGAGADPEIGRQAAEEDVEKIKNLLEDTDMLFITAGMGGGTGTGSAPVIARVAKELGVLTVAVVTRPFSFEGRKRKNNADIGIENLKKAVDALVIIPNDKLFELPDKTITLQNAFKEANNILKIGIRGVADLMIGNGLINLDFADIKATMLNSGIAVLGFGEGEGENRAIKATEKALLSPLLEKSILGASKILINITGAPDITLMEAQTISDMVRDAAGKTADDVMFGLVIEPEFGDRVQVTIIANNFANEEEKNEPFISIDTAKNEKAATETREETEKTNLDLPPWVRKR, from the coding sequence ATGTTACTTGATCAAGATTTAGTTAAAATAAAAGTATTAGGAGCAGGAGGAGCAGGAGGAAATGCTATAAACGATATGATAGCTTCTGGTGTAGGAGGAGTAGAGTATATAGCAGCTAATACAGATGCTCAAGATTTAGGGAAGTCATTAGCGGATGTAAGAATTCAACTAGGGGAAAAACTGACAAGAGGACTTGGAGCTGGAGCAGATCCAGAGATAGGAAGACAGGCAGCTGAAGAGGATGTAGAGAAGATAAAAAATCTACTAGAAGATACAGATATGTTATTCATTACAGCAGGTATGGGTGGAGGAACAGGAACAGGTTCAGCTCCAGTAATTGCAAGAGTAGCAAAGGAATTAGGAGTATTAACAGTTGCTGTTGTAACAAGACCTTTCTCTTTTGAAGGAAGAAAGAGAAAAAATAATGCAGATATAGGTATAGAGAATCTGAAAAAAGCAGTAGATGCTTTAGTAATTATACCAAATGATAAACTATTTGAATTACCAGATAAGACAATAACATTACAAAATGCTTTTAAAGAAGCAAATAATATTTTAAAGATAGGTATAAGAGGTGTAGCAGATCTAATGATCGGAAACGGACTTATCAACCTAGACTTTGCTGATATTAAAGCAACGATGTTAAACTCTGGAATAGCAGTATTAGGATTTGGAGAGGGAGAAGGAGAAAACAGAGCTATAAAAGCAACAGAAAAAGCATTATTATCTCCACTATTAGAGAAATCTATCCTTGGTGCTAGTAAGATACTTATCAATATTACAGGGGCACCAGATATTACACTTATGGAAGCTCAAACTATCTCTGATATGGTAAGAGATGCAGCTGGAAAAACAGCTGATGACGTAATGTTTGGACTTGTTATTGAACCAGAATTTGGAGATAGAGTTCAAGTTACAATTATAGCTAATAACTTTGCTAATGAAGAGGAAAAAAATGAGCCATTCATAAGTATAGATACAGCTAAAAATGAGAAAGCTGCAACTGAAACAAGAGAAGAAACAGAGAAGACTAACTTAGATTTACCACCTTGGGTAAGAAAAAGATAA
- the murB gene encoding UDP-N-acetylmuramate dehydrogenase, translated as MRTLENHNMKNHSNMKIGGVAKRFIIVEDKNELKEIFEKYDNIFLIGNGTNTLIDEGDLDITFVSLKELNKVEELSEGIVKVGAGLDFNKLTAFMNRNNYSGLENLAGIPGSVGGLVYMNGGAYGSEIFDCIKEIEIFDENHQIRTLKKEDIKFSYRSTEIQEKKWVIISATFEFKRGFDLQKVIEIQALRESKQPLDKPNLGSTFKNPAGDFSARLISEAGLKGTRVGGAEISPKHPNFIVNHGDATFEDISNILTLVKSKIKELYDVQLEEEIIILKNNRVL; from the coding sequence ATGAGAACACTTGAAAATCACAATATGAAAAATCACTCTAATATGAAAATTGGAGGAGTGGCAAAAAGATTTATAATAGTTGAGGATAAAAATGAATTAAAAGAGATATTTGAAAAGTACGATAATATATTTTTAATAGGAAATGGAACAAATACTCTAATAGATGAAGGAGATTTAGATATAACTTTCGTATCTTTAAAGGAATTAAATAAGGTTGAGGAGCTAAGTGAAGGTATTGTAAAAGTTGGAGCAGGATTGGATTTTAATAAATTAACAGCTTTTATGAATAGAAACAATTATTCTGGCTTAGAGAACTTAGCTGGAATCCCAGGAAGTGTAGGAGGGCTTGTCTATATGAATGGAGGAGCCTATGGAAGTGAGATTTTTGATTGTATAAAAGAGATAGAGATATTTGATGAAAATCATCAAATAAGAACGTTGAAAAAGGAAGATATCAAGTTTTCTTATAGAAGTACAGAGATACAGGAGAAAAAATGGGTAATCATAAGTGCAACATTTGAATTTAAAAGAGGATTTGATTTACAAAAAGTTATAGAGATTCAAGCTTTAAGAGAGAGTAAGCAACCATTAGACAAACCAAATTTAGGAAGTACATTTAAAAATCCAGCAGGAGATTTTTCAGCTAGACTGATATCAGAAGCTGGACTTAAGGGAACTAGAGTTGGTGGTGCTGAGATATCTCCAAAACACCCAAATTTTATAGTAAATCATGGAGATGCAACATTTGAAGATATCTCTAATATTTTAACTTTAGTAAAATCTAAGATAAAAGAGTTATATGACGTTCAACTTGAAGAGGAAATAATAATATTAAAAAATAATAGAGTATTATAG
- a CDS encoding MATE family efflux transporter, protein MENISFFEKTPPLKLFFKAAIPGSIGMLASAIYLFLDGVIISRLLGEIAFAAFNMTIPIVVLNFGISDLIGIGSSVSIAILLGEKRFEKASKLFSLSCFIIFISSTLSGVILFFFAPNILHLLGATGELARQSIKYLRVYALFSPLTTCIFAVDNYLRICGKIKFSMFLNIFMSFLCISLEILFLYFFKFELIGAALANCIAFFICTLIAFSQFFKNDSSLKFCNFKIEYTYLKSIFTNGMPTFLNNVASRITNILFNYLLLYLGGVSAVSIYGILMCIEAFILPVLYGMCDALQPALGYNWGAKNYSRVKVIEKYCLIASAITSIVTSSIIFLFTEEIASLFIPQRDDTFSLATPALIIFATTYLTRWLSFAIQSFMSAIGKFHLATFISLCVTFIFPILSIPLLWRLKLTGLWWNSSITSILTGILSLFLLKKLLKSFKLKN, encoded by the coding sequence ATGGAGAATATAAGTTTTTTTGAAAAAACCCCACCTCTAAAGCTTTTTTTTAAAGCTGCTATACCAGGGTCAATAGGTATGCTCGCCTCTGCTATCTATCTTTTTTTAGATGGTGTTATTATTAGTCGACTTCTTGGTGAAATAGCCTTTGCTGCCTTTAATATGACCATTCCTATTGTTGTTCTCAATTTTGGTATCTCTGATTTGATAGGGATTGGGTCATCTGTAAGTATTGCTATTTTACTTGGAGAAAAAAGATTTGAGAAAGCTTCTAAACTTTTTTCTCTCTCTTGTTTTATCATATTTATATCTAGTACTCTCTCTGGAGTTATACTATTTTTCTTTGCACCAAATATCTTACATCTATTGGGAGCCACTGGGGAACTTGCAAGGCAATCTATAAAATATCTAAGAGTTTATGCTTTATTTTCACCGCTTACTACTTGTATATTTGCAGTAGATAACTATTTGAGAATCTGTGGAAAGATTAAATTTAGTATGTTTTTAAATATTTTTATGTCTTTTTTATGTATCTCCTTAGAGATTTTATTTCTTTATTTTTTTAAATTTGAATTGATAGGTGCTGCCCTTGCTAACTGTATAGCATTTTTCATATGTACACTTATAGCTTTTTCCCAATTTTTTAAAAATGATAGTAGTTTAAAATTTTGTAATTTTAAGATTGAGTATACTTATCTCAAATCAATATTTACAAATGGAATGCCTACATTTCTAAATAATGTAGCCAGTCGTATTACCAATATACTTTTTAACTACCTATTACTCTATCTTGGAGGGGTTTCAGCTGTCAGTATCTATGGGATATTGATGTGTATTGAAGCTTTTATCCTTCCAGTTCTGTATGGAATGTGTGATGCTCTACAACCAGCTCTTGGTTATAACTGGGGAGCTAAAAATTATTCTCGTGTTAAAGTTATTGAAAAATACTGTCTTATTGCAAGTGCTATCACCTCAATAGTTACAAGTTCTATCATCTTCCTATTTACTGAAGAGATTGCCTCTCTATTTATTCCACAAAGAGATGATACCTTTTCTTTAGCTACTCCTGCACTTATAATTTTTGCTACTACATATCTCACTAGATGGTTATCCTTTGCTATACAGAGTTTTATGTCTGCTATTGGAAAATTTCACTTAGCTACCTTTATCTCACTGTGTGTAACTTTTATCTTTCCAATACTATCTATCCCTCTTCTTTGGAGATTAAAACTAACAGGACTTTGGTGGAATTCATCTATAACCTCTATTTTAACTGGAATTTTATCACTCTTCCTTTTAAAAAAATTATTAAAAAGTTTTAAATTAAAAAATTAA
- the rpsR gene encoding 30S ribosomal protein S18 codes for MAEFRRRRAKLRVKAEEIDYKNVDLLKRFVSDKGKINPSRVTGANAKLQRKIAKAIKRARNIALIPYTRIEK; via the coding sequence ATGGCAGAATTCAGAAGAAGAAGAGCTAAATTAAGAGTTAAAGCTGAAGAAATTGATTATAAAAACGTAGATCTTTTAAAAAGATTCGTATCTGATAAAGGAAAAATCAATCCTTCAAGAGTAACTGGAGCTAACGCTAAGTTACAAAGAAAGATAGCTAAAGCTATAAAAAGAGCTAGAAATATCGCTTTAATTCCTTATACAAGAATTGAAAAGTAA
- the rpsF gene encoding 30S ribosomal protein S6, with product MKKYEIMFIINPTVLEEGREAVIEKVTGVLTAAGANIQKSEKWGERKLAYPIDKKKTGFYVLTTFEIDGTVLSDVELKLNIVEEVLRYIIVKQD from the coding sequence ATGAAAAAATACGAAATTATGTTCATTATCAACCCAACTGTACTTGAAGAAGGTAGAGAGGCTGTAATTGAAAAAGTAACTGGAGTTTTAACTGCTGCAGGAGCTAACATTCAAAAGAGCGAAAAATGGGGAGAAAGAAAATTAGCTTATCCAATTGATAAGAAGAAAACTGGTTTCTATGTATTAACTACTTTTGAAATTGACGGAACTGTATTATCAGATGTTGAATTAAAACTAAACATCGTAGAAGAAGTATTAAGATACATCATAGTTAAACAAGACTAA
- a CDS encoding basic amino acid ABC transporter substrate-binding protein, producing the protein MKKFLKLLTFGLCAFMLISCNKKESENTLASEKTYVIATNAEYPPFEYLENDKIVGLDADIISEIAKKTGIKYEWKNMNFDGLIPALQTKKIDVAIAGMSITPERAKAVNFSIPYLTSNVAIIANKSKPINGKEDLINKTYGAELGTTKEAVARKIEGASVVPFSSNTAALVALKSGKIDGIVVDESVANSFVQKNPDLILVTCLDGEPKAIAFNKDSVALKEKFDKALKELLDDSTITKLREKYGV; encoded by the coding sequence ATGAAAAAATTTTTAAAACTTTTAACTTTTGGACTTTGTGCTTTTATGTTGATATCTTGTAATAAGAAAGAGAGTGAAAACACTCTAGCTAGTGAAAAAACTTATGTTATTGCAACTAATGCTGAATATCCACCTTTTGAGTATTTAGAAAATGATAAAATTGTGGGGCTAGATGCGGATATTATAAGCGAAATAGCTAAAAAAACTGGCATAAAATATGAGTGGAAAAATATGAATTTTGATGGTTTGATTCCAGCTTTACAAACTAAAAAAATCGATGTTGCCATAGCTGGAATGAGTATTACTCCTGAAAGAGCAAAGGCCGTTAACTTCTCTATCCCTTATCTTACTTCAAATGTAGCTATCATAGCTAATAAAAGTAAACCTATAAATGGAAAAGAGGATCTAATCAATAAAACCTATGGTGCTGAATTAGGTACAACTAAAGAGGCTGTAGCTAGAAAGATCGAGGGAGCTTCTGTTGTTCCTTTCTCTTCAAACACTGCTGCCCTTGTTGCTTTAAAAAGTGGAAAAATTGATGGTATTGTTGTAGATGAAAGTGTTGCCAATAGCTTCGTCCAAAAAAATCCTGACTTAATCCTTGTTACTTGTCTTGATGGAGAACCAAAAGCAATAGCTTTCAATAAAGATAGTGTTGCTCTAAAAGAAAAATTTGATAAAGCTTTAAAAGAGCTTTTAGATGATAGTACTATTACAAAATTAAGAGAAAAATATGGGGTGTAG
- a CDS encoding iron-containing alcohol dehydrogenase — translation MEKLSFTSYIIDKDIKEELKKELESFKNILIIGGETSLASIDKKLKYALTNQTYTIELYGKECSHFNVERILAKNLDKKFDIVVGIGGGKALDTAKLVAFKLGINILTIPTIAATCAATSSLSVVYNQNGAFTEIINFSAPPLKTFIDLETLKNAPKKYIWAGMGDTLAKFYEVDIKSRWSINSRKELSYQSTLGRTISTLCRELILKYGENAFYSSDIGEEFKNVILVIIVNTGYTSNLVEEYLNGAIAHSVCYGLGNIHSIEKNHLHGELVAYGILIQLLVEDNYSEYEKLIDFYNKLKYPTKLEDFIEIKNFKGIEDKIIDIIINSPDMPDLFKMGFELDREKFKSALYGRKV, via the coding sequence ATGGAAAAACTCTCATTTACATCATATATAATAGATAAAGATATTAAAGAGGAGTTAAAAAAAGAGTTGGAAAGTTTTAAAAACATACTGATTATAGGTGGAGAAACCTCTCTAGCTTCTATTGATAAAAAACTTAAATATGCTCTCACTAACCAAACTTATACTATTGAACTTTATGGTAAAGAGTGCTCACATTTTAATGTTGAAAGAATTTTAGCAAAAAATCTTGATAAAAAATTTGATATCGTTGTTGGAATTGGGGGTGGAAAAGCCCTTGATACAGCAAAATTAGTAGCTTTTAAATTAGGGATAAACATTTTAACTATCCCTACAATAGCTGCTACCTGTGCTGCTACATCATCTCTTTCTGTAGTTTATAATCAAAATGGAGCTTTTACTGAGATTATAAATTTTTCAGCTCCTCCTTTAAAAACCTTTATTGATTTGGAGACTTTAAAAAATGCTCCTAAAAAATATATTTGGGCTGGAATGGGTGATACCTTAGCAAAATTCTATGAAGTTGATATCAAAAGTAGATGGTCTATCAATTCTAGAAAGGAACTAAGTTATCAAAGTACTCTAGGGAGAACTATTAGTACTCTTTGCAGAGAACTTATCCTTAAATATGGAGAGAATGCTTTCTACTCTTCTGATATTGGAGAGGAGTTTAAAAATGTAATTCTCGTTATAATTGTTAATACTGGTTATACTTCTAATTTAGTAGAGGAGTATCTAAATGGAGCTATTGCTCACTCTGTATGCTATGGCTTAGGAAATATACACTCTATTGAAAAAAATCATCTCCACGGTGAACTTGTGGCATATGGTATCTTAATTCAACTACTAGTTGAGGATAATTATTCAGAATATGAAAAACTTATTGATTTTTATAATAAATTGAAATATCCTACTAAATTAGAGGATTTTATAGAGATTAAAAATTTTAAAGGTATTGAAGATAAAATTATAGATATTATAATAAACTCTCCAGATATGCCAGATCTTTTTAAGATGGGCTTTGAATTGGATAGAGAAAAATTTAAATCTGCACTATACGGGAGGAAAGTATGA
- a CDS encoding D-alanine--D-alanine ligase, with protein sequence MKIAVFMGGISSEREVSLRSGTAVLESLQAQGYDAYGVDVTEKNLITAFTENEYDLAYIALHGGYGENGTFQGLLDMLGKPYTGSGAMESAVTMDKAYTKAIAESVGIKTPKTYNSIEEIEEFPVIVKPSRDGSSVGIYFCHSKEEVREAVKAFLEGRKPLIEEMIQGEELTVGVINGEGLGVLRIIPKNKFYDYESKYAVGGSIHEYPAKIDKKAYDKAMENAVKIHKTIGLKGISRSDFMLKDGEVYFLEVNTCPGMTKTSLVPDLGTLKGYTFDDLVKIMVDTFKK encoded by the coding sequence ATGAAAATAGCGGTATTTATGGGAGGGATATCTTCTGAAAGAGAGGTATCTTTAAGAAGTGGAACTGCCGTTTTAGAAAGTTTACAAGCTCAAGGATATGATGCTTATGGAGTAGATGTAACTGAGAAAAATCTTATAACAGCTTTCACAGAAAACGAGTATGATTTAGCTTATATAGCATTACATGGAGGATATGGAGAGAATGGAACTTTCCAAGGTTTATTAGATATGTTAGGAAAACCATATACTGGGTCTGGAGCTATGGAAAGTGCAGTAACTATGGATAAAGCTTATACTAAGGCTATAGCTGAATCTGTAGGAATAAAGACTCCCAAAACGTATAATTCTATTGAAGAGATTGAAGAGTTTCCAGTAATAGTAAAACCATCAAGAGATGGTTCAAGTGTAGGAATATATTTTTGTCATTCAAAGGAAGAGGTAAGAGAAGCTGTAAAAGCTTTTTTAGAGGGAAGAAAACCTCTTATTGAAGAGATGATACAGGGAGAGGAGTTAACAGTTGGAGTAATTAATGGTGAAGGATTAGGAGTATTGAGAATTATTCCTAAGAATAAGTTTTATGACTATGAGTCTAAATATGCAGTTGGTGGATCTATACATGAGTACCCAGCTAAGATAGATAAAAAAGCTTATGATAAGGCTATGGAAAATGCAGTAAAAATTCATAAAACTATTGGACTTAAAGGTATATCAAGAAGTGACTTTATGCTAAAAGATGGAGAGGTATATTTCTTAGAGGTAAATACATGTCCAGGTATGACAAAAACTAGCTTAGTTCCAGATTTAGGAACACTAAAGGGTTATACTTTTGATGACTTAGTTAAAATAATGGTAGATACGTTTAAAAAGTAA
- a CDS encoding aminotransferase class I/II-fold pyridoxal phosphate-dependent enzyme, protein MREIIADKFKVRNYSMGDKFKKSLSNYSLINLGIGDLDIHTDKKIVEKAMNDALNGYTHYTDPYGYVELREEIVNYHKSRFKNYNFSIEDTFITTGACHALYLAFKAILNKDDEIILLAPYFPIYADQIKLSDGIPVIVETKLENEFQLIKEDIEKVITDRTKAIVINTPSNPTGVCYNEKSLNIIKELAEKYDLLVISDDVYDFYSYENSFTPIFTLEGMDKRTLSICSFSKDFAMTGWRIGYTISKVPNLIETMEYINESIIYSAPSVSQRAALYALKDFDRIKKEVVPIFKERIEYSYNRIKNIPYLKAFKSQGGIYLFVNIEKTKLSTQEFVDLVFDKLNIILLSGESFGAPNYIRIACTLDISILKEAFDRLETLKF, encoded by the coding sequence ATGAGAGAGATAATAGCTGATAAATTTAAAGTAAGAAATTATTCTATGGGAGATAAATTTAAAAAGAGTTTATCTAACTACTCTTTGATAAATTTAGGAATAGGAGATTTAGATATTCACACTGATAAAAAAATAGTTGAAAAAGCTATGAATGATGCTTTAAATGGATATACTCACTATACAGATCCCTATGGATATGTTGAACTTCGTGAAGAGATAGTAAATTATCATAAGAGTAGATTTAAAAATTATAACTTCTCTATAGAGGATACTTTTATCACAACTGGGGCTTGCCATGCTCTATACTTAGCTTTTAAAGCTATTCTTAATAAAGATGATGAGATTATTTTACTCGCTCCATATTTTCCCATATATGCTGATCAGATAAAACTTTCTGATGGTATTCCTGTAATTGTTGAAACAAAATTAGAAAATGAGTTTCAACTTATAAAAGAAGATATTGAAAAGGTTATAACAGATAGAACTAAAGCTATCGTAATAAATACTCCATCTAATCCAACTGGAGTTTGTTATAACGAGAAAAGTTTAAATATCATAAAAGAATTGGCAGAGAAATATGATCTTTTAGTTATATCTGATGATGTTTACGATTTTTATTCATATGAAAATAGTTTCACTCCAATATTTACTCTAGAGGGTATGGATAAAAGAACTTTATCTATTTGTAGTTTTTCAAAAGATTTTGCTATGACTGGGTGGAGAATAGGATATACTATATCAAAGGTTCCAAATCTTATTGAGACTATGGAGTATATTAATGAGAGTATTATATATAGTGCTCCTTCTGTGTCTCAAAGAGCTGCTCTTTATGCTCTAAAAGATTTTGATAGAATAAAGAAAGAGGTAGTTCCTATATTTAAAGAGAGAATTGAATACTCATATAATAGAATAAAAAATATTCCATATTTAAAAGCCTTTAAGTCACAAGGAGGAATATATCTATTTGTTAATATTGAGAAAACAAAACTTTCAACTCAAGAGTTTGTAGATTTAGTTTTTGATAAACTAAATATTATCCTATTAAGTGGTGAATCTTTTGGAGCTCCTAATTATATTAGAATAGCTTGTACTTTAGATATCTCTATATTAAAAGAGGCTTTTGATAGATTAGAAACTCTTAAATTTTAA